The DNA window TCCTCTCCTTCCTCGCCACCGGCGACTGGAACGCCGAGATCCAGGGCATCACTGAGCTGCAAGCCCAGTACGAGCGGCAGTACGGACCCGGCAGCTACGCGCCGAACATCCCGCTCACGTTCTGGAGCTTCCGTCTCATGATCGGCTTCGGCGTCCTCGCCGCCCTGCTCGCCGCCGTAGGCATCGCGATCACCTTGCGCAGAAGGCGATGGCTCACCAACAAGTGGGTCGCACGCGTCGCCCTCACGCTCCCGATCCTGCCCCTGCTGGCGAACAGCACCGGCTGGATCTTCCGCGAGACCGGCCGTCAACCCTGGCTTGCGTTCGGCCTGTTCAAGACCCAAGACGGCGTCTCGCCGGGTACGACGGTGGCCGAGGTCGCGCTCTCGCTCGCCGTCTTCACCTTGCTGTACGGGGCTCTCGCCATCATCGAGATCAGCCTGCTCAAGCGCAACGCCCAACAGCTCCCGCCCACCGAGAAGCCCAAGCAGGACGACGACCTCGAACGCCCGATGACCTTCGCCTACTAGGGAAGAAGACCATGGACCTCACCACGCTCTGGTTCGGCATCGTCGTGTTCTTCTGGACCGGGTTCTTCGTCCTCGAAGGCTTCGACTTCGGCGTCGGCGTGCTCGCCCGCCTGCTGGGCCGCACCGACCGCGAGCGCGCCGCGTACCTCGAGACGATCGGCCCACACTGGGACGGCAACGAGGTCTGGCTGGTCGTCGCGATCGGCGCGATGTTCGCCGCGTTCCCGGCCTGGTACGCCGAGCTGCTCAGCACGTCCTACCTGCCCGTCGTCCTCGCGCTCGTCGGCCTGATCGTCCGCGGCGTCGCGCTGGAGTGGCGCGGCAAGCGGGACGACGCGCTCTGGCGGCGCCGCTGCGACCTCGGCATCGCGCTGGGCTCGGCGATGGTCCCGCTCGTCCTGGGCGCCGTGCTCGTCGGCGGCGCGACTGGCAACTTCGCGTACGCGATCGCCGGCGGCGTCGTGCTGCTCGCGCTCTGCCTGGTGCACGGTGCGGCGTTCCTCGCCCTGCGTACGAGCGGCGAGCTCCGTGCCCGCGTCCCGCACACCAGCAGGGATGCGCTGTTCTTCGCCGCGACGAGCGTGGTCATCGCGGGAACGATCGTCGCGCTGTTCGTCACCAGCTTCCCGCGAGCGATGCCAGGGCTCGCGTACGGGGATGCGGCCGCATCCCCGTACGCGTTGAAGATTCTGACCTGGATCGGTGCTGCCTGCGTCCCGCTCGTGCTTGCCTACCAGGGGTGGAGCTACTGGGTCTTTCGCCGTCGCGTGGCCACGTCATGAGACCGCTCGACCCGCGGCTGCTGAGGTACGCCAAGGCCACCGCGCCGTACGTCGCCGCATGCATACTCGTCGGCGCCGCCACCGCCGGGCTGGTCATCGCGCAGGCGACTCTGCTCGCTTCCGCGATCGCGCACGTCACGACCGCTGGACTCGTCCCGCTCGCGGCCATCGTGCTCGGCCGCGCGCTGCTCGCCTGGGGCCAGGAGGTCGCGGCTCACCGCGCGTCGGCCGCAGTCAAGGCGAGCTTGCGCGAGCAGCTGGTACGCAAGGCCCTCGCGCTCGGCCCGCACTGGCTGGCGAACGAACGCAAGGCCGCCTTGACAACGCTCGCCACCCGCGGACTCGACGCACTCGACGGCTACTTCGCCCGCTACCTCCCGCAGCTCGTCCTTGCGGTCGTCGTTCCCGCGGCCATCGTCGTCTGGCTGGTCGCAAACGACCTCATCGCCGGCATCACGGTCGCGATCACGCTGCCGCTGATCCCGGTCTTCATGGCGCTCGTCGGTCTCGCGACCAGGGATCGCGCGAACCGCAGCTGGCGAGCGCTCGCCGTCCTCGCCCATCACTTCGCCGACGTCGTGGCTGGCCTGCCCACGTTGAAGATCTTCGGCCGCGCCAAGACGCAGGCCGAGGCGATCCGCCGCGTCGGCGCCCAGCACCGGCGCGAGTCGCTGTCGCTGTTGCGCGTCGCGTTCCTGTCCGGGCTCGTGCTCGAGCTCGTCGCCACGTTCTCCGTCGCACTCGTCGCGGTCGGCATCGGCGTACGACTCGTCGAGGGACGGCTCGACCTCGAGACTGCGCTGCTCGTGCTGATCCTCGCGCCCGAGGCGTACGTCCCGCTCCGGCTCGTCGGCGCGCACTTCCACGCCAGCGCGGACGGACTGGCCGCGGCCGACGAGGCGTTCCGCGTCCTCGAGACGCCCGCCCTCCAAACTGTGGGGTTCTGGTACCGACACGCCGGCGTGTCGCGACCAGAACCCCACAGTCTGGGGGCCTGGCTGGTGGTGGAGGGGTTGACCGTGCAGTATCCGGGCGACCCGGAGCCGGTCGTGGAGGACCTGTCATTCGAGGTCCGCCCAGGCGAGCTCGTCGCGCTCGCCGGACCGAGCGGCGCCGGCAAGTCCAGCGTGTTGAACGCGTTGGTCGCGACCTGGCGTACCCAGGTCGGCTGGGTGCCGCAACGCCCTTACCTGCTTGACGGTTCGGTCGCCGACAACGTGGGCTTCGGCAACCCGGCCGGCGACGTCGAACGAGCCCTCGCCGACGCCGGCGCACAAGAGCTCGACCCCGCGACCCAGGTAGGCGAAGGCGGCAAGCGGCTCTCCGAAGGCCAGCGCAGGCGTGTCGCGCTCGCCCGGGCGTTGATCCGCGGCGTCCCCGTCCTGCTGCTCGATGAGCCGACCGCCGGCGTCGACGCCGAGACCGAGGCCGACATCGCCGCGATGCTACGGCGATCCGGCAGGACCGTCGTGCTCGTCACCCATCACCCAGCCCTGCTCGCTGCCGCCGACCGCGTCGTGGACGTGCGACCATGCGTTTACGCCTAGCGTTCGCCGCGATCGCGGGTACGGCCGCGGCCGGCAGCGCCGTCGCGATGGTCGCCGCCTCCGCTTGGCTGATCTCCCGCGCCGCCGAGCACCCGCCCGTCCTGATGCTGATGGTCGCGATCGTCGGCGTCCGCGCGTTCGGCCTCGCCCGCGCCGTCCTCCGGTACGTCGAGCGCCTGCTCGGCCACGACGCCGGCTACCGCCTGCTCGACGCGCTGCGGACGCGGTTGTACGACAAGCTCGAACTACTCGCGCCGAACGGGCTCGCCGCATACCGTTCCGGCGACCTGCTGGCCAGGCTCGTCGACGACGTGGACCTGCTGCTCGACCTCGTCCTCCGCGTCGCCCTGCCGATCGTCGTCGCGAGCCTCGTCGGCGCCGGAACCGCAGTCCTGCTTGGCCTTCTGCTCCCGGTGGTCGGAGCGGTCACCGGCGCAGCCGTCGGCCTTGCTCTCGTCGGAGTGCCGCTCCTCGTCGCCTGGTCCGCGCACCGCGCCGAGCGCGCCGTCGCGCCGGAACGCGGCCGCCTCAGCGCCGCCACCACCGAGCTGCTCGAGGCCGCTCCCGAGCTCATCGCGTTCGGCGCCACCGCCCACGCCATCGACAAGGTGGTCGACAGCACGAACCGGCTGCGCGCCGCCGAACGCCGATCGAGCTGGAGCGTCGGCCTCGGCAACGGCCTGCTCACGCTGCTGACCGGTGCCGCCAGCATCGCCGGCATCGCTGTCGGCGTCCCCGCTGTACGCTCCGGCACCCTCGACCAGGTCCTCCTGGCCGTCGTCGTACTGACGCCATTGGCGCTCGCCGACGTATTCGCCTCGCTCGCACCAGCCGCCGCGACGGCGACCCGCGGCCACACCGCCCTCGCCCGAGTCCGCGACGTGCTGCGAGCGAAGGAACCGGTCAGCGAGCCAGACCAGCCCACCACCGTCCCGGCGGGGCCGTACCACCTGAACGTCGAGAACCTCAGCGTCCGCTGGACCGACGACGGCCCGAACGTGCTCGACGGGTTCGGCCTCGACCTGTCACCAGGGCGGAAGGTCGCGCTGATGGGCCCGAGCGGTTCCGGCAAGAGCACGCTCGCGCACGCGCTCGTCCGCCTCGTCGAGCCGGTCAGCGGCAGGATCACGCTCAACGGCGTCGACCTCACCGAGCTCCGACCGGATGACTTACGGCAGGTCGTCGGCCTGTGCCAGCAGGACACGTACGTCTTCGACACCACCGTCGCCGAGAACGTCCGCTTGGCGAGGCCGGACGCCACCGACGCGGAGGTGCAGGCAGTCCTCGACCGCGTACGCCTCCCGCTCGACCTCGAAGCCAGGGTGGGGGAGCACGGCGACCGCATCTCCGGCGGCGAACGACGCAGACTCGGCCTCGCGAGATGCCTGCTCGCCCGAACGCCCATCCTCGTGCTCGACGAGCCGACCGAGCACCTCGAGGACGACCTGGCCGACGCGATCCTGCACGTGATCCTCACGGCAGCACGCGATCAAACCATCCTGCTGATCACGCACCGGCCACCCCCGGCGGGACTCGTGGACGAAATCATCGTGCTGGGCAAGGCTTTCTCGGGGGTAGGGTCCCGGTAGGGCATCCGGTGAGCGGATGCGATGAAGGGATACGCATGGCAGTGCGTTTCGGAGTCTTCGTTCCCCAGGGTTGGCGGATGGATCTCACGGAGATCGCCGACCCGGTCGAGCAGTACGAGGCGATGACGGCGGTCGCGAAGGTCGCCGACGCCGGGCCGTGGGACTCCATTTGGGTGTACGACCACCTGCACACGGTTCCCGAGCCGACGAAGAACACCACGTTCGAGTGCTGGACAGCGACGTCCACGCTCGTCCGTGACACCCAGCGGGTCAACGTCGGCCAGATGGTCGGCTGCAACGGCTACCGGCACCCGTCGATGTACGCGAAGATCGCGTCCACCGTCGATGTGGCCGCGCACGGTCGCCTGTACGCGGGCATCGGCGCCGGCTGGTACGAGCACGAGTGGAAGGCGTACGGCTACGAATGGCCGACGCTGAAGGAACGCATGGGCGCGTTCCGCGAGGCGGTCGAGATCATCTACAAGATGTGGACCGAGGACGAGCCGGTCTACAACGGCAAGTACTACTCGATCGACAAGCCGTACAACGAGCCGAAGGGCGCGCGCAAGCCGCACCCCTCGCTGTGGATCGGCGGTGGCGGCGAGCAGGTCACCCTGAAGCTGGTCGCGATGTACGGCGACGCCTGCAACATCGGCGGCGGCAAGCCCGACGTGATCCAGCAGAAGCTCGGCGTGCTCAAGCAGCACTGCGACAAGCTCGGCCGCAACTACGACGACATCATCAAGTCGACGAACTTCCTGGTGTTCCCGATCGACAAGGGTGCCGATCCGGAGAAGGCGAGCGCTCAGGCGCGCCAGAGCTTGTCGGTGGAGCAGTTCCAGCGCAATGGCGAGATCACCGAGGTCGACGTGATCGCCGAGCGTGTCGAGAAGGCACTCGAGGCGGGCGCGGACTACGTGAACTTCTACATCCCCGGCGTGGCGTACGACCACGAGCCGGTCCACCGGCTTGCCGAGTCGATCGTCAAGCGCTTCAACTAACTTCGGGTCTCAGGTGTTGGTGGGCGACATTGGCCTGTGAAGGACGGACGTGCCTGTCCCGCAGGGGGGTCGCCTTACCCGGTCAGTGGCCGCTCTACCTGGCGTCCACCCCACGTAAAGGGGCAAATGATCATGTAAACATGATCATTGGCCCCAGGGCGGGGCCGGGCAGGTCAAACCCAACGGCCGGACCGGAGATCGAGGCTAGGCCGTGTCTGACCGCTGAGCGGTGAGGGTCGTCACCGCTCAGCGGCCTCGGCGGCGGCGTCCGCGGTGTCTCTGGCCTCGACCTCGGTGAGAGCCCATTGGGCCCACTCCCGGAGGGTCTCGAACGAGCGGCGGCCGTACTCCGCGGCGAAGTGGCCGAAGCTCATCGGCTCTTCCTTCCACTCCGGGCCGGCCAGCTCGAAGATCTTCGCCATCCCCTCCAACTGCTCGTTCGCGACCTGCAGGTACGCGGTCAG is part of the Tenggerimyces flavus genome and encodes:
- the cydB gene encoding cytochrome d ubiquinol oxidase subunit II, which encodes MDLTTLWFGIVVFFWTGFFVLEGFDFGVGVLARLLGRTDRERAAYLETIGPHWDGNEVWLVVAIGAMFAAFPAWYAELLSTSYLPVVLALVGLIVRGVALEWRGKRDDALWRRRCDLGIALGSAMVPLVLGAVLVGGATGNFAYAIAGGVVLLALCLVHGAAFLALRTSGELRARVPHTSRDALFFAATSVVIAGTIVALFVTSFPRAMPGLAYGDAAASPYALKILTWIGAACVPLVLAYQGWSYWVFRRRVATS
- the cydD gene encoding thiol reductant ABC exporter subunit CydD; translation: MRPLDPRLLRYAKATAPYVAACILVGAATAGLVIAQATLLASAIAHVTTAGLVPLAAIVLGRALLAWGQEVAAHRASAAVKASLREQLVRKALALGPHWLANERKAALTTLATRGLDALDGYFARYLPQLVLAVVVPAAIVVWLVANDLIAGITVAITLPLIPVFMALVGLATRDRANRSWRALAVLAHHFADVVAGLPTLKIFGRAKTQAEAIRRVGAQHRRESLSLLRVAFLSGLVLELVATFSVALVAVGIGVRLVEGRLDLETALLVLILAPEAYVPLRLVGAHFHASADGLAAADEAFRVLETPALQTVGFWYRHAGVSRPEPHSLGAWLVVEGLTVQYPGDPEPVVEDLSFEVRPGELVALAGPSGAGKSSVLNALVATWRTQVGWVPQRPYLLDGSVADNVGFGNPAGDVERALADAGAQELDPATQVGEGGKRLSEGQRRRVALARALIRGVPVLLLDEPTAGVDAETEADIAAMLRRSGRTVVLVTHHPALLAAADRVVDVRPCVYA
- the cydC gene encoding thiol reductant ABC exporter subunit CydC; the encoded protein is MRLRLAFAAIAGTAAAGSAVAMVAASAWLISRAAEHPPVLMLMVAIVGVRAFGLARAVLRYVERLLGHDAGYRLLDALRTRLYDKLELLAPNGLAAYRSGDLLARLVDDVDLLLDLVLRVALPIVVASLVGAGTAVLLGLLLPVVGAVTGAAVGLALVGVPLLVAWSAHRAERAVAPERGRLSAATTELLEAAPELIAFGATAHAIDKVVDSTNRLRAAERRSSWSVGLGNGLLTLLTGAASIAGIAVGVPAVRSGTLDQVLLAVVVLTPLALADVFASLAPAAATATRGHTALARVRDVLRAKEPVSEPDQPTTVPAGPYHLNVENLSVRWTDDGPNVLDGFGLDLSPGRKVALMGPSGSGKSTLAHALVRLVEPVSGRITLNGVDLTELRPDDLRQVVGLCQQDTYVFDTTVAENVRLARPDATDAEVQAVLDRVRLPLDLEARVGEHGDRISGGERRRLGLARCLLARTPILVLDEPTEHLEDDLADAILHVILTAARDQTILLITHRPPPAGLVDEIIVLGKAFSGVGSR
- a CDS encoding LLM class F420-dependent oxidoreductase; this translates as MAVRFGVFVPQGWRMDLTEIADPVEQYEAMTAVAKVADAGPWDSIWVYDHLHTVPEPTKNTTFECWTATSTLVRDTQRVNVGQMVGCNGYRHPSMYAKIASTVDVAAHGRLYAGIGAGWYEHEWKAYGYEWPTLKERMGAFREAVEIIYKMWTEDEPVYNGKYYSIDKPYNEPKGARKPHPSLWIGGGGEQVTLKLVAMYGDACNIGGGKPDVIQQKLGVLKQHCDKLGRNYDDIIKSTNFLVFPIDKGADPEKASAQARQSLSVEQFQRNGEITEVDVIAERVEKALEAGADYVNFYIPGVAYDHEPVHRLAESIVKRFN